From a region of the Pseudanabaena sp. ABRG5-3 genome:
- a CDS encoding chromophore lyase CpcT/CpeT, translating to MTVVTNPTDVYVLAQWLAGDHSNWEQAIENPPFFAHIRVGVRALPNPITEDGVWLYLEQAYDYEINHPYRTAVLHLTYANDRIEILNYRLKNAETFFGASRDRDRLAAIDAEAIDQLHGCTQWVHRADEKTFKGTVEPGKKCCLTRKGVNTYLTIDFEVTENSYSSLDRGYSVETDEHIWGSVAGPFEFSKKASFGNEIIMKFA from the coding sequence ATGACAGTTGTAACTAATCCCACGGATGTCTATGTCCTTGCCCAATGGCTAGCAGGTGATCATAGCAATTGGGAGCAGGCGATCGAAAACCCTCCATTTTTTGCCCATATTCGTGTGGGTGTCCGTGCCTTACCCAATCCAATTACTGAGGATGGTGTGTGGCTATACCTTGAGCAAGCCTATGACTATGAGATCAATCATCCCTATCGCACAGCCGTCTTACATTTGACCTATGCCAACGATCGCATTGAAATCCTCAACTATCGTTTAAAAAATGCAGAAACCTTTTTTGGGGCAAGTCGCGATCGCGATCGCTTAGCGGCAATTGATGCTGAGGCGATCGATCAACTCCACGGCTGCACGCAGTGGGTACATCGCGCCGATGAAAAGACATTTAAGGGCACTGTCGAACCAGGCAAAAAATGTTGTCTGACCCGCAAAGGTGTCAATACCTACCTAACAATTGACTTTGAAGTTACGGAAAACAGCTACAGTAGCCTTGATCGCGGCTATAGCGTAGAAACCGATGAGCATATTTGGGGTTCTGTCGCAGGACCTTTTGAATTTAGTAAAAAGGCTAGCTTTGGCAACGAAATTATTATGAAGTTCGCATAG
- the purD gene encoding phosphoribosylamine--glycine ligase translates to MKVLVVGSGGREHALAWKLLQSPNIDRVFCIPGNGGTATMPNCQNVSLSIDDFEGMLRFAQVQGVGFTIVGPELPLALGIVDYFQAAEALIFGPTKEGSQIEASKSWAKQLMQEANIPTAASATFTNLESAQAYVREQGAPIVIKADGLASGKGVTVAMELDEAIAALDRIFSGQFGSAGETVVIEEFMTGQEVSVLAITDGKTIRPLIPAQDHKRLGDGDTGPNTGGMGAYAPAPIATPELMAKVQTQVLEPAISALSARGIDYRGCLYAGLMVTPEGEPKVVEFNCRFGDPETQAVLPLLDDNLDDLLLACVEGRLDSFAPLKWKNQASVCVVTAADGYPDKVEVGQFVTGIGKAEDIGAFVFQSGTKLKNNALVTNGGRVLGVTALGDDIRKAITNVYSAVDFIAYDGMYYRKDIASKAIR, encoded by the coding sequence TTGAAAGTCCTCGTAGTTGGCAGTGGCGGTAGAGAACACGCCTTAGCTTGGAAACTGCTGCAATCTCCAAATATCGATCGCGTCTTTTGCATACCAGGAAATGGTGGTACGGCAACTATGCCCAACTGTCAAAACGTTTCTCTGAGTATCGATGACTTTGAGGGAATGTTGCGTTTTGCTCAGGTGCAGGGGGTAGGTTTCACCATTGTGGGACCTGAACTGCCATTAGCGCTTGGTATTGTTGATTATTTCCAAGCTGCGGAAGCATTAATTTTTGGTCCTACTAAAGAAGGTTCTCAGATCGAGGCAAGTAAGTCTTGGGCAAAACAACTCATGCAGGAAGCGAATATTCCTACAGCAGCTAGTGCTACCTTCACTAATCTTGAATCTGCCCAAGCCTATGTGCGTGAACAGGGAGCGCCCATTGTTATTAAGGCTGATGGCTTAGCCAGTGGTAAAGGTGTAACCGTGGCGATGGAACTTGATGAAGCGATCGCTGCTTTAGACCGCATCTTTTCGGGACAATTTGGCTCCGCAGGTGAAACGGTGGTCATTGAAGAGTTTATGACAGGTCAGGAAGTATCTGTCCTCGCAATTACCGACGGCAAAACGATTCGCCCCTTAATTCCTGCTCAAGATCACAAACGTCTCGGTGATGGTGATACAGGACCTAACACAGGCGGCATGGGAGCCTATGCCCCAGCCCCGATCGCGACACCTGAGTTAATGGCAAAGGTGCAGACACAGGTTTTAGAACCTGCGATCTCGGCTTTGAGTGCGAGAGGTATTGACTATCGCGGCTGTCTCTATGCAGGGTTGATGGTTACGCCTGAGGGTGAACCCAAGGTGGTGGAGTTTAATTGTCGATTTGGCGATCCTGAAACACAGGCGGTACTGCCCTTACTTGATGACAACCTCGATGATCTGCTCTTAGCCTGTGTCGAGGGTAGACTCGATAGCTTTGCACCATTAAAATGGAAAAATCAGGCTTCAGTCTGTGTCGTTACCGCCGCCGATGGCTATCCTGACAAGGTAGAAGTTGGTCAATTTGTCACGGGTATCGGCAAGGCTGAAGACATTGGTGCTTTTGTCTTTCAATCGGGTACTAAGCTCAAGAATAATGCGTTAGTCACTAATGGGGGCAGAGTTCTGGGTGTA